One window of the Podospora pseudocomata strain CBS 415.72m chromosome 7, whole genome shotgun sequence genome contains the following:
- the CYS17 gene encoding Cysteine synthase 1 (COG:E; EggNog:ENOG503NW4Y), whose product MFRPRPSTIRTFATTTRRLANAPLPPAPPSDYLINLSKSQGVAQGLTGAIGYTPLIRLNHLSSQTGCEILGKAEFMNPGGSIKDRAALYVVKDAEERGLLRPGGTVVEGTAGNTGIGLAHVCRSRGYKLVIYMPDTQSQGKIDLLRLLGAEVYPVPAVAFENPQNYNHQAKRHAERLDNAVWTNQFDNTANRRAHIETTGPEIWYQTGGKVDAFTCATGTGGTLAGITRYLKDKSNGKVKSFLADPPGSVLHSYLQSGGKLIERSGSSITEGIGQGRVTDNLAPDVELLDGSLHIGDEKSIEMVYRCLDEEGLYLGASSALNVVAAKEVAEKLGKGHTVVTVLCDGAYRYADRLFSKKWLENKNLLSAIPENLKKYIVLP is encoded by the coding sequence ATGTTCCGCCCACGTCCCTCCACCATCCGCACCTTTgcgaccaccacccgccgcctcgccaacgcccccctccccccagcacccccctcCGACTATCtaatcaacctctccaaatcccaagGCGTCGCCCAAGGGCTCACCGGCGCAATCGGCtacacccccctcatccgcctgaaccacctctcctcccaaaccgGCTGCGAGATCCTCGGCAAAGCCGAGTTCATGAACCCGGGAGGCTCAATCAAAGACCGCGCAGCCCTCTACGTGGTCAAAGACGCCGAAGAAAGGggtctcctccgccccggCGGCACCGTGGTCGAAGGAACCGCAGGCAACACCGGCATCGGTCTCGCCCACGTCTGTCGGTCAAGAGGTTACAAGCTGGTCATCTACATGCCCGACACCCAGTCCCAGGGCAAGATCGATTTGTTGCGGTTGTTAGGAGCTGAGGTCTACCCCGTGCCTGCGGTCGCGTTTGAGAACCCACAAAACTACAACCACCAGGCAAAGAGGCATGCCGAGAGGTTGGACAACGCCGTTTGGACAAACCAGTTCGACAACACCGCCAACAGGAGGGCGCATATCGAGACGACGGGACCGGAAATTTGGTATCAGACTGGGGGCAAGGTCGATGCGTTTACTTGTGCGACTGGTACCGGCGGGACGTTGGCGGGGATTACGAGATATCTCAAAGACAAGTCCAACGGGAAAGTCAAGAGCTTTTTGGCCGACCCCCCTGGGAGTGTCCTCCACTCTTACCTGCAGTCGGGCGGAAAACTGATTGAGAGGTCTGGGTCGAGCATCACGGAGGGTATTGGACAGGGCAGAGTAACCGACAATCTCGCTCCTGATGTGGAGTTGCTGGATGGCAGTTTGCACATCGGTGATGAGAAGAGCATCGAGATGGTGTATAGGTgtttggatgaggagggcttgTATCTCGGTGCCAGCTCCGCGTTAAACGTGGTAGCAGCCAAGGAGGTTGCGGAGAAGCTTGGCAAGGGGCACACCGTAGTCACGGTTCTCTGCGATGGCGCATACAGATATGCCGACAGGTTGTTCTCCAAGAAGTGGCTTGAGAACAAGAATTTGCTGAGCGCGATCCCGGAGAATCTCAAGAAGTACATTGTCCTCCCATAA
- the cdc42 gene encoding GTPase Cdc42 (COG:U; EggNog:ENOG503NUXM), which yields MVLGTIKCVVVGDGAVGKTCLLISYTTNKFPSEYVPTVFDNYAVTVMIGDEPYTLGLFDTAGQEDYDRLRPLSYPQTDVFLVCFSVTSPASFENVREKWFPEVHHHCPGVPCLIVGTQVDLRDDPSVQQKLAKQKMSPVSKADGERMAKDLGAVKYVECSALTQYKLKDVFDEAIVAALEPPTPKKSRHKCQIL from the exons ATGGTTTTAGGAACCATCAA GTGCGTGGTCGTCGGTGACGGTGCTGTCGGAAAGACTTGTCTTCTGATCAGCTATACAACAAACAAGTTCCCCTCGGAATATGTCCCGACCGTCTTCGACAACTATGCCGTCACAGTCAT GATCGGAGATGAGCCGTACACATTGGGCCTGTTTGATACTGCCGGGCAAGAAGATTACGACCGCCTGCGTCCTCTCTCATATCCACAGACCGACGTCTTCTTGGTCTGCTTCAGCGTCACATCTCCGGCCTCGTTCGAAAACGTCCGCGAGAAGTGGTTCCCCGAAGTGCACCACCATTGCCCTGGCGTTCCCTGCCTGATCGTCGGCACTCAGGTGGATTTGCGTGACGATCCTTCGGTCCAGCAGAAGCTGGCCAAGCAAAAGATGTCGCCCGTGTCAAAAGCCGACGGTGAGAGGATGGCGAAGGATCTCGGTGCTGTCAAATATGTCGAGTGCAGTGCCCTCACGCAGTACAAGTTGAAGGATGTCTTTGATGAG GCTATTGTTGCTGCCTTAgaaccacccacacccaagAAGAGCCGCCACAAGTGCCAGATTCTTTGA
- a CDS encoding hypothetical protein (COG:S; EggNog:ENOG503Q3YY) → MTPPTPLPDETTSTKPSTPVLDSLSSSDSDSDSDIDATSVKKPSPHLQQTEWLATSRTKRSTAGNRMKALLANEAPLLTTTTTSTDADADDLELLFAEDEDDAGFTPEAKDDASDVQMDSSSDEEDNDAANADEDEGEKELERQAREKRAAQRKRKTQEAIPAKFRKKVRIEPPGSSNAGSTVASPAPKPPRPKKKSERASWLPTLADMPTRASERSTTRMSKQQLHEKMVTDEIRRRKQIERMEKKAKLLEAMKKPPMTQAERLAEAAKVEKRNARSLNRWEEAEKQREEERLKKIAALNSRKLDGPVVTFWSGIQELSEGQGKHVGNLVSMEERAPRKKRQSAAAVLAAKEMGVGEEPGTPTTTPVEGEKMKVGGKEGEVKAEKVDAKMLAGTVPTETPNAGTTAAPVNSPAVPVATSTSATQGPVFAPTTEPPVSVPATQPPSTAPVSAPAAPLPTPLASPAPAVSAPGSTPTPPAVAMPAPPPTVAAPAPVPALGTFQPPVPSPPPPPPPAQIPTAASAPPSGPVFAPPLPPTTSVSPPKGPAAPVLSMTPPTASSMAPPPIPPPPEARPPTSGVLAAPILAPPPGPMLGAQMPMLGFPPSGGKSNVLALPNTSHTPSPLSMPLSAPAVPAPALPILSTPTMSAPVPPTVPKLNIPTPPIPSTPAQQKSAPAQTPVSATPVSATPISAAPVSATPTTAKQPDTPQSALPQSAATNPEPPAQDQQPQGKVTRSCIILQNFDDAAIKDKQIQNQILFGRKMNRLAKPAHPPLCVITNHPARYRDPKTGLHYYNSYAYKEIQRVSKGDYKWSSLLGSYVGRGWGVFAAKGVPERFTDPSRPSGIVARGEMPEEVGVVEARLVPIEGAESVVKMEGGGGQQGVVVPAAAPVVMPSSPGQVVTHAGGGSAPAAPAGVVMNPPPCPRPPIVSPVVVDAPPAVPEVGMAADQNNHHQPVQTQ, encoded by the coding sequence AtgacccccccaacccccctccccgacgagaccacctccaccaaaccctccacacCAGTCCTCGATTCTTTATCCTCATCAGACTCcgactccgactccgacATCGACGCCACCTCCGTCAAGAAACCATCCCCCCACCTACAACAAACAGAATGGCTCGCCACCTCCCGCACCAAGCGCTCCACAGCTGGCAACCGCATGAAAGCCCTCCTCGCAAACGaagcccccctcctcaccacaaccacaacctcgaccgacgccgacgccgacgacctCGAACTCTTGTTCGccgaagatgaagacgacgCCGGCTTCACCCCCGAAGCCAAAGATGACGCGTCCGACGTCCAAATGGATAGCTCCTCGGACGAAGAAGACAACGATGCCGCCAAcgccgacgaggacgaagGTGAGAAAGAGCTGGAGAGACAAGCCAGAGAAAAGAGAGCGGCTCAGCGGAAGAGGAAAACTCAAGAGGCTATCCCGGCCAAGTTCCGCAAAAAGGTTAGGATAGAACCGCCGGGGAGCTCAAACGCGGGGAGCACGGTTGCCAGCCCggcgccgaagccgccgaggccgaagaagaagagtgagAGGGCTAGTTGGTTGCCTACGCTAGCGGATATGCCTACCAGAGCGTCGGAGcggtcgacgacgaggatgagcaagcagcagctgcatgagaagatggtgacGGATGAGAttaggaggaggaagcagattgagaggatggagaagaaggccaagttgctggaggcgatgaagaagCCGCCTATGACGCaggcggagaggttggctgaggcggccaaggtggagaagaggaatGCGAGGAGTTTGAAtcggtgggaggaggcggagaagcagagggaggaggagaggctgaagaagattgCGGCGTTGAATAGTCGGAAGCTGGATGGGCCGGTGGTGACTTTTTGGAGTGGGATTCAAGAGTTGAGTGAGGGGCAGGGGAAGCATGTGGGGAACTTGGTGtcgatggaggagagggcgccgaggaagaagaggcagagtgcggcggcggtgttggccgcgaaggagatgggggttggtgaggagccggggacgccgacgacgacgccggtggagggggagaagatgaaggtgggtgggaaggagggggaggtcaaGGCTGAAAAGGTTGATGCGAAGATGTTGGCTGGCACTGTTCCAACAGAGACGCCAAACGCTGGGACGACAGCTGCTCCGGTGAATTCACCTGCTGTGCCGGTAGCGACATCAACATCGGCAACACAGGGGCCAGTCTTCGCTCCAACCACGGAACCACCAGTGTCTGTTCCAGCAACGCAGCCACCATCTACTGCCCCAGTTTcggcaccagcagcacctctcccaaccccaCTGGCAAGCCCAGCACCGGCTGTCTCTGCTCCAGGTTCAACGCCCACACCTCCAGCAGTAGCAATGCccgcaccaccgccaaccgtcgcagcaccagcaccggtTCCTGCTTTGGGGACATTCCAACCGCCAgttccttcaccaccaccaccaccaccacccgctcaAATACCCACGGCTGCCTCGGCACCACCGTCAGGTCCAGTCTTTGCGCCTCCActtccaccaacaacctcagtATCACCACCCAAGGGGCCGGCAGCACCGGTACTATCAATGACACctccaacagcctcctcaatggcaccaccgccgataccaccaccaccagaggCGAGACCGCCCACATCAGGGGTTCTTGCTGCCCCTATTctcgcaccaccacctggcCCAATGCTTGGAGCCCAGATGCCAATGTTGGGGTTTCCTCCGTCAGGCGGGAAATCCAATGTCCTCGCTTTGCCCAATACATCACAtaccccatcaccactctCCATGCCGCTCTCTGCTCCGGCTGTTCCCGCACCAGCGCTGCCCATATTATCTACCCCAACTATGTCCGCCCCTGTACCACCAACTGTACCAAAACTGAACATTCCCACTCCTCCTATTCCGTCAACTCCTGCTCAGCAGAAGTCGGCGCCAGCTCAGACGCCGGTATCAGCAACACCTGTCTCGGCGACACCAATATCAGCAGCCCCAGTCTcggcaaccccaacaacagccaaaCAGCCCGACACACCCCAATCAGCTCTCCCCCagtccgccgccaccaacccAGAACCGCCAGCTcaagaccaacaaccacagggCAAAGTCACCAGAAGCtgcatcatcctccaaaaCTTTGACGAcgccgccatcaaggacaagcagATCCAGAACCAGATCTTGTTCGGTCGGAAGATGAACCGGCTGGCCAAGCCGGCGCACCCGCCGCTGTGTGTCATTACCAACCATCCTGCCCGATACCGAGACCCAAAGACGGGGTTGCATTACTATAATAGTTATGCGTACAAGGAGATTCAGAGGGTGAGCAAGGGGGATTACAAGTGGAGCTCGCTGCTGGGGAGTTatgtggggaggggatggggagtgtTTGCGGCGAAGGGGGTGCCGGAGAGGTTTACGGATCCGAGCAGGCCGAGCGGGATTGTTGCTCGGGGGGAGatgccggaggaggtgggggtggtggaggcgaggttggtgccTATTGAGGGGGCGGAGtcggtggtgaagatggagggagggggggggcagcagggtgttgttgtgcctgctgctgctccggTTGTgatgccttcttctcctgggcAGGTTGTAACGCAtgcaggtggtggttctgCGCCCGCTGCTCCAGCTGGAGTGGTGAtgaaccctcctccttgtcctcgtcctccaatTGTGTCACCAGTAGTAGTTGATGCCCCTCCTGCTGTCCCGGAGGTGGGTATGGCTGCTGACCAGaataaccaccaccagcctgtGCAAACGCAGTAG
- a CDS encoding hypothetical protein (EggNog:ENOG503P53C), with product MSTDKIDSLLQQYLLLLNEYTTLRTTLNNLQSSLYQHLARANFSAQPGVRHYGQDYYDERMQSTSHLDITISSETDTPEFSLVRPPVTNDKPSEKPKPNDNTKEQPQTQDGPGSTQHANNSNPSSPHPPPKDEAGDGKARDEAESKRDDSQPTPTSKHKNSTNPLHWFGILTPLPLRLAQADAKTAVEDIIPKLATLSEQMKALEVEVRRERKKRAKAEKEESKQQKDQNRGRCGGISNYQPKRVK from the coding sequence ATGTCTACCGACAAAAtcgactccctcctccaacaatacctcctcctcctcaacgaatacaccaccctccgcaccaccctcaacaacctccagtCATCCCTCTACCAGCACCTCGCCCGCGCCAACTTTTCCGCCCAACCCGGCGTGAGACACTACGGCCAAGACTACTACGATGAGCGAATGCAATCCACCTCccatctcgacatcaccatctcttccGAAACCGACACACCCGAGTTCAGCCTTGTAAGACCACCAGTCACAAATGATAAACCATCAGAGAAGCCAAAACCCaacgacaacaccaaagaGCAACCCCAAACTCAGGACGGGCCAGGATCAACACAGCatgccaacaacagcaacccaTCGTCACCACATCCACCGCCCAAAGATGAAGCTGGTGATGGCAAGGCCAGAGACGAAGCAGAGTCGAAAAGGGATGATTcgcaaccaaccccaacatcaaaacacaagaactccaccaaccccctccactgGTTCGGCAtcctaacccccctccccctccgcctcgcCCAAGCAGACGCCAAAACCGCCGTCGAGGATATCATCCCCAAACTAGCAACCCTCAGCGAGCAGATGAAAGCCCTCGAAGTTGAAGTCAGACgtgagagaaagaagagggccaaggccgagaaggaagagtccaaacaacaaaaagatcAAAACAGAGGCCGCTGTGGAGGTATAAGCAACTATCAACCTAAACGTGTAAAGTAA
- a CDS encoding hypothetical protein (EggNog:ENOG503NVRS; BUSCO:EOG09261CQG; COG:J) translates to MAATQDLADRTAAQKVYIDPASGKDDASADGTEAKPFQSLYHALITHLETTPAPTYLTLVKKEDAATSWEEPAKSALKKAVGRVDAYKKKLAKEKDAARKEEEERLQRLKNLEDSKKIVLKQDESLPKAERIKLSQKDEGLIGKRVKVFGRIHRIRVQKAATFLEIKDGYGKLQCILPAGDLTRNHDALLFAQETALAVYGLLKRVPEGAEAPDGRELHVDYFEVVGGAPSDLEAFSNKVSKDQDPWEASMLDNRHLVLRGDNASAVMKLREAIELAFVDSYREMEFTKVSPPAMVQTQVEGGSTLFGFPYYGEEAYLTQSSQLYLETVIQSLGNVYCIEKSFRAEKSLTRRHLSEYTHVEAEMDFIEFDDLLEHIEELICRVVDKVLANPTSAAYLKLLNPGFQKPSRPFMRMRYADAIDWLNAQEEPILNEEGKPHVFGDDIAEAAERKMTDIINRPIFLTHFPVEIKAFYMQKDPKDLRVTESVDVLMPGVGEIVGGSMRMFDYEELIEAYKKNDIGHEPYYWYTEQRKYGTSPHGGYGLGLERFIAWIANQHTVRTCSLYPRFMGRAKP, encoded by the exons ATGGCCGCGACCCAAGATCTCGCTGACCGCACCGCTGCCCAAAAGGTGTACATCGACCCCGCCTCGGGCAAAGACGACGCCTCGGCCGACGGCACCGAGGCCAAGCCCTTCCAGTCGCTGTATCacgccctcatcacccacctcGAGACCACCCCCGCGCCCACGTACCTGACGctcgtcaagaaggaggacgcTGCCACCTCGTGGGAGGAACCCGCCAAGTCTGCGCTCAAAAAGGCCGTCGGCCGCGTGGACGCgtacaagaagaagctggccaaggagaaggacgccgcgaggaaggaggaggaggagcggctGCAGAGGTTGAAGAACCTGGAGGACAGCAAGAAGATCGTCCTCAAGCAGGACGAGTCGCTCCCCAAGGCGGAGAGGATCAAACTGAGCCAGAAGGACGAGGGGCTGATTGGGAAGAGGGTCAAGGTGTTTGGGCGGATTCACAGGATTAGGGTGCAGAAGGCGGCGACGTTTCTGGAGATCAAGGACGGGTATGGGAAGCTGCAGTGTATCCTTCCTGCTGGGGATCTGACCAGGAACCATGATGCGCTGTTGTTTGCGCAGGAGACTGCGCTGGCGGTGTATGGGCTGTTGAAGAGGGTTCCCGAGGGGGCTGAGGCGCCGGATGGGAGGGAGCTGCACGTGGATTAttttgaggtggtgggtggtgcgCCGAGTGATTTGGAGGCGTTTAGCAACAAGGTTAGCAAGGATCAGGACCCGTGGGAAGCGAGCATGTTGGACAACAGGCATTTGGTGCTGAGGGGGGACAATGCGAGCGCGGTGATGAagttgagggaggcgatTGAGCTGGCGTTTGTGGATAGTTATAGGGAGATGGAGTTCACCAAGGTGTCGCCTCCTGCCATGGTCCAGACTcaggttgagggtggttcTACTCTTTTCGGGTTTCCCTACTATGGCGAGGAGGCTTACCTTACCCAGTCTTCTCAGCTGTACCTCGAGACTGTGATCCAGTCGCTCGGCAACGTCTACTGTATCGAGAAGTCTTTCAGAGCCGAGAAGTCGCTCACCCGCCGCCATCTATCCGAGTACACGCacgtcgaggccgagatggacTTTATCGAATTTGACGACCTGCTCGAGCACATTGAGGAGCTGATTTGCCGCGTCGTCGACAAGGTGCTTGCCAACCCCACCTCTGCGGCCTACCTCAAGCTTCTCAACCCCGGCTTCCAGAAGCCGAGCAGGCCATTTATGCGGATGAGGTACGCCGACGCGATCGACTGGCTCAACGCGCAGGAGGAGCCGATTCTCAACGAGGAGGGCAAGCCCCACGTGTTTGGTGATGACATTGCCGAGGCTGCGGAGAGAAAGATGACGGACATTATCAACCGGCCCATCTTCTTGACGCATTTCCCTGTCGAGATCAAGGCGTTTTACATGCAGAAGGACCCCAAAGACTTGAGGGTGACGGAGTCGGTGGATGTGCTGATgccgggggtgggtgagattGTGGGCgggtcgatgaggatgtttgATTATGAGGAGTTGATTGAGGCGTATAAGAAGAATGATATTGGGCATGAGCCTTACTACTG GTACACGGAGCAGAGAAAGTACGGCACCAGCCCGCACGGTGGgtatgggttggggttggagcgGTTTATTGCTTGGATTGCCAACCAGCATACTGTGAGGACGTGCAGTTTGTATCCTAGATTTATGGGGCGTGCGAAGCCTTAG